A part of Sugiyamaella lignohabitans strain CBS 10342 chromosome D, complete sequence genomic DNA contains:
- the EHD3 gene encoding Ehd3p (3-hydroxyisobutyryl-CoA hydrolase; member of a family of enoyl-CoA hydratase/isomerases; non-tagged protein is detected in highly purified mitochondria in high-throughput studies; phosphorylated; mutation affects fluid-phase endocytosis; GO_component: GO:0005739 - mitochondrion [Evidence IEA,IEA]; GO_component: GO:0005739 - mitochondrion [Evidence IDA] [PMID 14562095]; GO_component: GO:0005739 - mitochondrion [Evidence IDA] [PMID 14576278]; GO_component: GO:0005739 - mitochondrion [Evidence IDA] [PMID 16823961]; GO_component: GO:0005739 - mitochondrion [Evidence IDA] [PMID 17054397]; GO_function: GO:0003860 - 3-hydroxyisobutyryl-CoA hydrolase activity [Evidence IEA]; GO_function: GO:0003860 - 3-hydroxyisobutyryl-CoA hydrolase activity [Evidence IDA,ISS] [PMID 12697341]; GO_function: GO:0003824 - catalytic activity [Evidence IEA]; GO_function: GO:0016787 - hydrolase activity [Evidence IEA]; GO_process: GO:0008150 - biological_process [Evidence ND]; GO_process: GO:0009083 - branched-chain amino acid catabolic process [Evidence IEA]; GO_process: GO:0006635 - fatty acid beta-oxidation [Evidence IMP] [PMID 12697341]; GO_process: GO:0008152 - metabolic process [Evidence IEA]; GO_process: GO:0006574 - valine catabolic process [Evidence IEA]), with translation MSHLFRHLKATSCSRSVVSAMPLRAKILQPEFRAFANRTMATAGPSPSSEDEVKFTSTGSVRSIILNRPKKLNSLNHNMVELIVPRLLEWSKSDQAKIIILKGEGEKSLCAGGDVAALAAGINEKGQQGSIEAAQYFHDEYQLDHLIATYPKPFVALQDGITMGGGVGLSIHAPFRVATEKTLFAMPETNIGFFPDVGATFFLPRLLDGQLGVYLGLTSARLKGYDAFYAGIATHYVPSNRIPDLEARLSELSTSSSAIANTEDLYQVINTTINDFTETVDNYKFPITPDQIKLINSAFAKETVEDIIAALEADGSEFALATKKTILERSPTAVKVALAAIRRGASMDIRTTLNEEFFLSEQFSHSPDFVEGVTALLIEKRKANWNPPTVDQVTSDVVNSFFEHRSDSTSPSGIKFFTEDSYSEYPHQFGLPSTAQVQAFVTGESSTRDFKATREEIVSHFVDATNGKYGVEQKVNAILDANTKPDPEHPTLLDWVY, from the coding sequence ATGTCACATTTATTTCGTCATCTAAAGGCAACTAGTTGTTCGAGAAGTGTTGTTTCTGCTATGCCACTTCGAGCCAAGATCTTACAGCCAGAGTTTCGTGCCTTTGCCAATAGAACCATGGCCACTGCTGGACCATCTCCATCTAGTGAGGATGAGGTCAAGTTCACTTCAACCGGGTCCGTTCGATCCATTATTTTGAACAGACCTAAAAAGTTGAATTCTCTGAATCACAACATGGTTGAATTGATTGTTCCTAGATTGTTGGAATGGTCGAAATCTGACCAAGCCAAAATTATTATCCTTAAAGGTGAAGGTGAGAAGTCCCTTTGTGCTGGTGGAGATGTCGCTGCTTTAGCAGCTGGTATCAATGAGAAAGGACAGCAAGGTTCTATCGAGGCTGCTCAATATTTCCACGATGAATATCAATTAGATCACTTAATTGCCACTTATCCCAAGCCATTTGTTGCTCTTCAAGATGGTATCACcatgggtggtggtgtgggATTGAGTATCCATGCTCCTTTTAGAGTTGCAACTGAAAAGACATTGTTTGCTATGCCCGAAACTAATATCGGTTTCTTCCCTGATGTCGGTGCTACTTTCTTTTTGCCACGCTTGCTCGATGGCCAACTGGGTGTTTATCTCGGTCTTACTTCGGCTAGACTCAAGGGTTACGACGCCTTTTATGCTGGAATTGCTACACATTACGTCCCATCTAACCGTATCCCTGATCTCGAGGCTCGTCTTAGTGAATTGtctacttcttcatctgctaTTGCTAACACTGAAGATCTGTATCAAGTCATTAACACTACTATCAATGACTTTACTGAGACTGTTGACAACTACAAGTTCCCTATTACTCCTGACCAAATCAAGCTTATAAATTCCGCCTTTGCCAAGGAGACTGTCGAAGATAttattgctgctcttgaagctGATGGATCTGAGTTTGCTTTAGCAACCAAGAAGACCATTTTAGAGCGCTCTCCTACTGCTGTCAAGGTAGCTCTTGCTGCAATTCGTCGCGGTGCTAGTATGGATATCCGTACGACTCTCAACGAGgaattttttctttctgagCAATTCTCCCACTCACCTGACTTTGTTGAAGGAGTTACTGCTCTGTTGATTGAGAAGCGCAAGGCCAATTGGAATCCTCCTACTGTCGACCAAGTGACCAGTGATGTTGTCAATAGCTTCTTTGAGCATCGTTCCGACtcaacttctccttctgGTATCAAGTTCTTCACAGAAGACTCATACTCCGAGTATCCTCACCAATTTGGACTGCCATCCACTGCTCAGGTTCAAGCCTTTGTTACCGGAGAGTCAAGCACTCGTGACTTCAAGGCCACTCGCGAAGAGATTGTTAGCCACTTTGTCGACGCCACAAACGGTAAATACGGCGTAGAGCAAAAAGTGAATGCTATTCTAGACGCCAATACTAAACCTGACCCCGAGCACCCAACTCTCCTCGATTGGGTTTACTAA
- the FAP7 gene encoding Fap7p (Essential NTPase required for small ribosome subunit synthesis; mediates processing of the 20S pre-rRNA at site D in the cytoplasm but associates only transiently with 43S preribosomes via Rps14p, may be the endonuclease for site D; depletion leads to accumulation of pre-40S ribosomes in 80S-like ribosomes; GO_component: GO:0005737 - cytoplasm [Evidence IEA,IEA,IEA]; GO_component: GO:0005737 - cytoplasm [Evidence IMP] [PMID 16287850]; GO_component: GO:0005634 - nucleus [Evidence IEA,IEA,IEA]; GO_component: GO:0005634 - nucleus [Evidence IDA] [PMID 10692169]; GO_component: GO:0030684 - preribosome [Evidence IPI] [PMID 16287850]; GO_function: GO:0005524 - ATP binding [Evidence IEA,IEA]; GO_function: GO:0016887 - ATPase activity [Evidence IEA]; GO_function: GO:0004017 - adenylate kinase activity [Evidence IEA,IEA,IEA]; GO_function: GO:0016301 - kinase activity [Evidence IEA]; GO_function: GO:0017111 - nucleoside-triphosphatase activity [Evidence IMP,ISS] [PMID 16287850]; GO_function: GO:0000166 - nucleotide binding [Evidence IEA]; GO_function: GO:0016740 - transferase activity [Evidence IEA]; GO_process: GO:0006200 - ATP catabolic process [Evidence IEA]; GO_process: GO:0034599 - cellular response to oxidative stress [Evidence IMP] [PMID 10692169]; GO_process: GO:0000462 - maturation of SSU-rRNA from tricistronic rRNA transcript (SSU-rRNA, 5.8S rRNA, LSU-rRNA) [Evidence IMP] [PMID 12837249]; GO_process: GO:0000462 - maturation of SSU-rRNA from tricistronic rRNA transcript (SSU-rRNA, 5.8S rRNA, LSU-rRNA) [Evidence IMP,IPI] [PMID 16287850]; GO_process: GO:0046939 - nucleotide phosphorylation [Evidence IEA,IEA,IEA]; GO_process: GO:0016310 - phosphorylation [Evidence IEA]; GO_process: GO:0006364 - rRNA processing [Evidence IEA]; GO_process: GO:0006355 - regulation of transcription, DNA-templated [Evidence IEA]; GO_process: GO:0000056 - ribosomal small subunit export from nucleus [Evidence IMP] [PMID 16287850]; GO_process: GO:0042254 - ribosome biogenesis [Evidence IEA]; GO_process: GO:0006351 - transcription, DNA-templated [Evidence IEA]): protein MHFFRYLIYLHDIRYKFHHLVQADEERKSHIVDEDKVMDAIEDDLEKGGLIIDWHVCDIFPERLIDLVVVLRTDNTILYDRLKKRGYTDNKVEENIDAEIMQVILDEAQEAYAEEIVIELESNDVDQMDSNVERIVAWKNQWEKDNKE, encoded by the exons ATGCATTTTTTTCGCTATCTTATCTACCTGCATGACATCAGATATAAATTTCACCACTTGGTGCAAGCT GATGAAGAACGTAAGAGTCACATTGTTGATGAAGACAAGGTAATGGATGCTATTGAAGATGACCTCGAAAAGGGAGGTTTGATTATTGATTGGCATGTATGCGACATATTCCCAGAGAGACTTATCGACCTAGTGGTCGTGTTACGTACTGATAATACGATACTTTATGATCGATTGAAGAAGCGTGGTTACACTGACAATAAGGTTGAAGAGAATATCGATGCAGAGATCATGCAAGTAATTCTTGACGAGGCCCAGGAAGCTTACGCGGAGGAGATTGTCATTGAACTGGAGAGCAACGATGTTGATCAGATGGATTCCAATGTAGAGAGGATAGTTGCTTGGAAAAATCAATGGGAGAAGGATAATAAGGAGTAA
- the BNA5 gene encoding kynureninase (Kynureninase; required for the de novo biosynthesis of NAD from tryptophan via kynurenine; expression regulated by Hst1p; GO_component: GO:0005737 - cytoplasm [Evidence IEA,IEA,IEA,IEA]; GO_component: GO:0005737 - cytoplasm [Evidence IDA] [PMID 14562095]; GO_component: GO:0005634 - nucleus [Evidence IEA,IEA]; GO_component: GO:0005634 - nucleus [Evidence IDA] [PMID 14562095]; GO_function: GO:0003824 - catalytic activity [Evidence IEA]; GO_function: GO:0016787 - hydrolase activity [Evidence IEA]; GO_function: GO:0030429 - kynureninase activity [Evidence IEA,IEA,IEA]; GO_function: GO:0030429 - kynureninase activity [Evidence IMP] [PMID 12062417]; GO_function: GO:0030170 - pyridoxal phosphate binding [Evidence IEA,IEA]; GO_process: GO:0034354 - 'de novo' NAD biosynthetic process from tryptophan [Evidence IEA]; GO_process: GO:0034354 - 'de novo' NAD biosynthetic process from tryptophan [Evidence IGI] [PMID 12062417]; GO_process: GO:0097053 - L-kynurenine catabolic process [Evidence IEA]; GO_process: GO:0009435 - NAD biosynthetic process [Evidence IEA,IEA]; GO_process: GO:0043420 - anthranilate metabolic process [Evidence IEA]; GO_process: GO:0008152 - metabolic process [Evidence IEA]; GO_process: GO:0019363 - pyridine nucleotide biosynthetic process [Evidence IEA]; GO_process: GO:0019805 - quinolinate biosynthetic process [Evidence IEA]; GO_process: GO:0006569 - tryptophan catabolic process [Evidence IEA,IEA]) encodes MYSCHDSLTSNRAVVMSNNEDSVQYAKQLDAEFPSYKEHFAIPTLGSLGSNITGISSSDDKSSDPSYYFCGNSLGLMPLSTEKAVLQEIDAWKQRGVVSHFDHPHAEPWVSIDDPVTPLLAPLVGSEQYPSEVAIMNTLTGNLHTMLSTFYRPEGKRYKILFEQKAFPSDTYAFQGQVQLHGYSIEDGLIPLAPREGEYTLRTEDILAEIERSGDSIAVIIFSGIQFYTGQLFDMKTITQAGKSKGCIVGWDLAHAIGNVPMKLHDWGVDFAVFCTYKYLNSGPGSIGGIFVHSKHSDDKRPRLAGWWGNNSSTRFQMLDDFDPISGAYGFRMSNPSVLNTVCLGESLKLFKKAGGIEYLRKRSLSMTNYLYDLLIKSKFYVDPEVVASGKVPSPSFTIITPKNPEERGAQLSLLFLPINSGNMQKVFSYFESRGVIGDERKPDVLRLAPNHFYNTHQEVLAVTEMLDAALDSI; translated from the coding sequence ATGTATTCATGCCATGATTCATTGACGTCGAACAGAGCAGTTGTCATGTCTAATAACGAAGATTCAGTCCAATATGCCAAGCAATTGGATGCAGAATTTCCTTCATATAAGGAACATTTTGCTATTCCAACTCTAGGTTCTTTAGGATCTAATATAACCGGTATCTCTTCCAGTGATGATAAATCCTCAGACCCATCATACTACTTCTGTGGAAATTCCCTCGGATTGATGCCCCTATCCACTGAAAAGGCTGTTCTACAAGAAATTGACGCATGGAAACAGAGGGGAGTTGTATCACATTTCGACCATCCTCATGCTGAACCCTGGGTTTCTATAGATGACCCAGTGACACCATTGCTCGCACCACTAGTTGGTAGCGAACAATACCCATCTGAAGTAGCAATAATGAATACTTTGACTGGAAATCTTCATACAATGCTCAGTACTTTTTATCGTCCTGAGGGCAAGAGATACAAAATCCTTTTTGAACAAAAGGCCTTTCCTTCAGACACTTATGCATTTCAGGGACAAGTCCAGCTGCATGGATACTCAATTGAAGACGGTCTAATCCCTTTGGCTCCTAGAGAGGGTGAGTATACACTTCGAACCGAAGACATCTTGGCGGAAATTGAACGCAGCGGCGACTCAATTGCAGTTATTATTTTCTCGGGAATCCAGTTCTATACTGGCCAGCTATTCGACATGAAGACTATCACTCAAGCTGGAAAATCCAAGGGTTGTATTGTTGGTTGGGATCTAGCTCATGCTATCGGTAATGTACCAATGAAACTACATGATTGGGGTGTGGATTTTGCTGTATTTTGTACATACAAGTATCTTAATTCTGGTCCCGGTAGCATTGGCGGCATTTTCGTCCACTCCAAGCATTCTGATGACAAGCGTCCACGACTTGCCGGCTGGTGGGGCAATAATTCATCCACCAGGTTTCAAATGcttgatgattttgatcCTATTTCAGGCGCTTATGGTTTTAGAATGTCCAATCCCAGTGTACTAAATACTGTTTGTTTGGGAGAGAGTCTTAAATTGTTTAAAAAGGCAGGCGGTATTGAGTATTTGCGAAAGCGTAGTCTTTCCATGACCAATTACCTATACGATCTACTTATAAAATCGAAATTTTATGTGGATCCGGAGGTTGTGGCATCCGGTAAAGTTCCTTCGCCGTCTTTCACGATTATCACACCCAAGAATCCAGAAGAACGAGGTGCCCAACTTTCACTTTTATTCCTTCCCATTAACTCTGGAAACATGCAAAAGGTTTTTTCATATTTCGAAAGCCGGGGAGTGATTGGTGATGAGCGCAAACCAGATGTCCTTCGATTGGCACCTAACCACTTTTACAATACTCACCAGGAGGTACTAGCAGTTACAGAAATGCTTGATGCAGCTTTAGACTCTATTTAA